The Lytechinus pictus isolate F3 Inbred chromosome 5, Lp3.0, whole genome shotgun sequence DNA segment TATGCATATTGCAGCTACATCTTTTAGGATTTTGTATGTGTAAAGAATGGTATTTGGTGTAATTTTTAAACGAGCCAACTCGAAATTGAGTTCTATCAATTCGATTAGTgagatattgatttaaaatattgataataaatatcTAAACGTATATCATGGAGTTCAAGTGGGCTGTTTGATTATGAGAATATTAATTCATCTTAAATATAGTTCTTTTATATAACATATCCAGTTTACCTTAAAGTTATAGCctactgtatttttttataaataacataTACAGGTTACCCAAAGAAGCCTTCTTTAACTTTTGGTATTATTCGTTAATGAGTcatttgatcatgttgattattcctgtaaaaagaaagagaagcagTTTTGTTTTGGGGGGAGATAGGAAATAGGAAAACGATAAGGGGCGACATAGTAACAAAAAAAGATGGTGGtgtgattttattattaattgccttattatgcttttcattttcatttcattaaaagtaccccatttttattttcagttttctgTGTAATGACTGAGGCCAGTCGTGGGGCTGTAGCAATCCACATAGCCAATGTGCCTCAGGAGCAAACCCTCATGAATGTCCCAATGAATCAAGTCATGGCTGACGAATCATCCGAAACAGTCGAATCATCCGAAACGTCCGAATCATCCGAAACATCCGAATCATCCGAAGTATCAGCCGAATCATCCGAGACAGACGGATTAACCGAAATGGCCGAAGTCGAAACGGGAGTCGAAACAAATACGGACACTGCTGCCAATAACGCTGGCCTCATGAACCCAGCAGTACCGATTCCTGTCCGGAGCGGGAGCAAAGTTGGCGGGAATCTTGCTATTGTTTTCGGTGTTTTGGGGCTGGTTGCTGTGGTAGTCGTAGGAGCTTTCTTTGTTCTTCGCAGACAAAGGCGCTCTTACGTTTTAGCAAGATATGAAGAACAGCAACTGATGATGGAGAAATCGTAATTTATGCTCTTCACTTGGTCATCTCAACTTAACAATGGAGTCAgaggatgaaaaaaaatgtattcttgATGTTGAACGCATATAGTACAACGACTAAACTGCTCTGTATTATGTAACCATAGGGATATTGCAATTGCAATGGGGACGGATTCTACAATAtggtaaatctattgaaaatgctcgTCATAACACTGTGAACAGCTTAGAGGTCTTTGCCAATGGTTGGTCgaccgggacagcagatcgtcctTAGATTTGGacctgacgaaaaattgcaaatttgtggtttgtccagagtccaggacgacactgctgttatTCACCGATTTTCCACAGAGACTcctttgtcatgaaggtcctttgacaatatattttctgtgTTCTAGAAGGCGTCTGCGTACTGGTTGCGAAAAGAGTCATACGACGAAGCCTACTTCAAACCGgtcgatggtatgtcattctaAATCACGTAAAAGATTCGGACGTTTTAGATCTGGTATGACTGCATAGCATTCGATAGTATGGGGGAGAAGTAATTGTATTTTGTAACTACTCAAAATGTGTAACCTTCGTGAAATTGATAATGCCTTAAGATTTACCTGTCGAAATTATAGTTCATGAAGATATTGAGAAATTAAGACCTGTGACAAAATCATGCACAGTTATCATGTCTATACTTGTGTAGCAATGGCTTTTAGTGAAATATGATAACATTTTAAcgcattatttctactttttttcaaaatgccGAGACGCAAAAAGCTTTTAAGAgcacaaaacattaattggaaAAACCCGTCTAATGACCATGAAGATCTGGGAGGGCTTTGTCGAAATTTGTTAGCACGGGCATAGCAGTATGACTGCATAGCATTCGATAGTATGGGGGAGAAGTAATTGTATTCTGTAACTATATACTCAAAACTGTTTAAATGTGTAACCTTCGTGAAATTGATAATGCCTCAAGATTTATCTGTCGAAATTATAGTTCATGAATAtattgagatattaagaccTGTGGCAAAGTCATGCACAGTTATTATGTCTATACTTTGGTGTAGCAATGGCTTTTagtaaaatatgataacattttaacgcattatttctactttttttttcaaaataaagtgcGATGTATTTACACTAAGTATACAGTGTAACTTAATCATCCTCTCAGTCTTTATTTCTTGCAAAACATATTCAAacattgtattcatttttattctgaCTCATTGTGAAACTTAATTTTGCTGTacatatttgcattttgatcttattgaattttgaataaattgagtATTTAAATAACGAATTGACGTTATTTATATAGTAATTAGACATcgagattgattgattgattgattgattggataACTCACTAATTGGTGGTTGGTCGATTAATGATGTTCATGAGTAGAAGGATGAATGGATAGATTAATTAATAGAATGATGGATGGTTGGACTGATGGATGGAATGACCGgtggatggattgattgatggatAGAAGGATTCGGGATGGATAGATTGATGACTAGATGGATGGATTGGtggatgaataaaaaagatTGGTGGTTAAAAGGAAGAAGGTGTTATGTGATTTTGCCTCGGAGGGAGCAATGTAGCCTTGGGTTTGGGTTAAAAGTAACACATGTTATAATTTGTTTagattttccagagcactttaTAATGAAAAAGTCTTTAACTCGTTTCGAATACAGCCCcctccaccaccccccccccctttctctctctctctctttctctccctccatGTTTCCCTCCCATCTCATTCTCTCATTTTGTCTCgtttttctccccttttctttgtCTCAATCGTTGTTTGATTCTGATTTTAGTagatatattgaatattgatattctTTCTAGcaaatataataatagcaaaaagaagctgctgaaaactgcttatctaataaaagagagccaatggagtaaattagaaagtcaaaaaggggcctaagctttcgatcctagcagaatcttcgtcggaggcaaaatcgcctccgacgaagattctgctaggatcgaaagcttaggcccctttttgactttctaaataTAATAATACAGAGGATAAATTTTCGAAAATAGGTAATCCAATAGAGTATGCCTGACATTTCACACAacaaattttataattttcaaagcCCACACCCCATCCCCCTCTCGGATCTGCACTGACCGCAACTATTCGGTATTCATGTTTGCTCGGTCATCGGCAACGAAAATAGTCCGTGACGCATTTCCCTGGTCCCCAGTTAGACCGTTGTAGGGTTTATATGGTTAGATCCAACGCTGGTGAAAATggtcaatattgaataatttgGAGTTTTCTCGCCGAGACGCAgaacgctttcaagaacataaaaaatatattgtcaaatgcccttcatgacaatgagcaACCAAGATTATAACGCTCAACTTAAGAATTTATCTAATCTTATTTATTCCATCAGCATACAAAatgaaaggaaacaaaaattatCTTCGATCTATATATATTTGTGATTCATGTGGGTCATGGGGGAGGAAGGGGTTACATAATGTGACTGGGGCTTGGGACGAGAGTCTCTTAAACTGAGTCTGTAGTCATCAATCTGCTGTCGGTCAAGACATCGTGGGAGGTATGCCTGCATTGTACGATACCACCCCATAATCTTCTCCTGGGTGTTGGCGTCGATGTCTCTCCTGGCCATGCGACAAACGATGTCGACACGCCACGCTCCATAGTCATAGCCTTCCCTGTTGAGCAGCCTCTCGTTCTCCTATAGCCTGTTACATCTCAGGGCGTGCCAAGTCCCTCTTGACAGAAGCATTGAAGACATCAGAATGAGCATTCTCACAGAAATTTAGGAAAGGTGAGTATGGCGGCAAAAGCTTCAGCTGAATATCTTGCTGAAAATTGGGTGGAAGTTGTGATCTTACATGTGGCCTGCCATTGTCGTATATCAGGACGATTGATTGGTTCTCCTTGCGGGAATCGAATGGAGCACTGTCGTGCCGTCTCCGCAAGGAATTCCTCGAAAATCTCTCTGGTGATCGTCTCGGTAGAGACCATGCGGTGCAACAAGCCTTTCTTTCCTGAAACAACATAAGTGACGTTGCACCTTTTGCCTCGTTGACCATGTCACCATGGACAACTCTCCTAACAGGCTGACCTCGTTGTGCCCTTCCAAAAGAACGACGGGTCCAAATGTTGCAGCCGGTCTCGTCAATGTGGGCGACAACTCCTTCGGCGAGAAACCATTGCGCATACTCCATTCGACGATCGAGCGTTTACTGGTGAATTCCTTCCATCCGGCACATCCTCAGCGAACTTCAGTGTGATGAACATTCCATCTAGAGTCCTGGATATAGTTGAAATGGAAACTGTTGGCTTCCAGGTCTCTTTTCATCTGATCTAGAGTGGCCAGCAGATTAAGATCAATTATGGCCTGAAGGCGGCGAGCTCTCATGTCTTCATCGATCTTATGATTTTTGGCGCCTCCCCTCGCCAGCTTTTTGCCGTCTGCCCGTTCTGAGATAAGTTGCTACGTTGGATGTGGCTGTTGAATGTTTGATGCCCAGTGCATCAGCTAACTCAAGGTAGTCAGCTTGGTGGCCTTCAAATGCAGCGATTAGTATATCTCTATCTTCGTTGGGTATGCGCTGGTAGCTTACGTGTCCTGCCATGTCGAAATGAACTGGTGTTCTGTAAATTCTGAAACTGTGTAGGTTATCTCGGTCTTAAGATGTTAATTATTCTTGTTACATTCCAAATCTGTACATCGAAGGGGGCAGTTGAGTGAGGGTAACACAGAGGTGACCTTATACTCAATATGCTATAGACAATGTCATGTCTGTGCAGAATGTACATTTATTACTCTCCTTCTCAGCGGCTAGAATTCTGAATAGACCCATATACTTTGTTCTTGAAAACGAATAGATGAAATAACAGAGTAGATCACAACGTCAAACAGGCATTTTTCGGCACATTTAAATAGATTTGTAAACACTTGTAACATTTATTCCCCTGAATTCTTAACTTGAATGATCCcttcaacaaaaaaaagaattccAATCGCTAATTTAAAAGCTGGAAATGATGCTTCGATATTCAATGACTATTTTGAATGCTAACTGGCTCGTTtctaaattaaatgaaaagaacaCACAAACCTTCAATAAACATcctatattgaaataaaaaaatatttcatgacaaTTTGCACGGCAAAACCGATCTACGCTGATTTAAATGCCAAAAgtattgattcaaattaaaatcGAATTCAACGGAgatcaatattcaatattttataaatgaaTCATACCTTGCAATACAATCCAGTAATGCAACCATTTAATTATTCCTGATCAATTCACTGTAAAGAATTATAGGTGTAtcctataattataataataatgatgatgatgatgattgtcatAGCCATGGGGAGGGTGTGATGACTTGTTGGTCCAGTGGCAACTTCTTAAATACAGAACTCAGACAAAGTAACAATTGAGACAATATTTAAAggaaattgaattcaatttcaatcttCAAATTCAAGTGTTCCTCGGAACAATTACATCACTTCAAAACATAAAGTATGGAAAAGTAttcaatataaatcaattatcGAAATCAACGGAgatca contains these protein-coding regions:
- the LOC135154097 gene encoding uncharacterized protein LOC135154097, which produces MCSSGKLFGLFFPLLVFCVMTEASRGAVAIHIANVPQEQTLMNVPMNQVMADESSETVESSETSESSETSESSEVSAESSETDGLTEMAEVETGVETNTDTAANNAGLMNPAVPIPVRSGSKVGGNLAIVFGVLGLVAVVVVGAFFVLRRQRRSYVLARYEEQQLMMEKS